One window of Bacteroides sp. AN502(2024) genomic DNA carries:
- a CDS encoding arylsulfatase has protein sequence MKNVSRLLPLLPGIVTLSGCNHAPQKSNRQNNPKPNIIFIFADDLGIGDLSCYGATKVSTPNIDRLAGQGVQFTNAYATSATSTPSRFGLLTGMYPWRQENTGIAPGNSELIIDTTCVTMADMLKDAGYATGAVGKWHLGLGPKGGTDFNNRITPNAQSIGFDYEFIIPATVDRVPCVFVENGHVVGLDPHDPITVSYDHKVGNWPTGEENPELVTLKPSQGHNNTIINGIPRIGWMTGGESALWKDEDIADIITYKAKNFIASHQEEPFFLYMGTQDVHVPRIPHPRFAGKSGLGTRGDVILQLDWTIGEIMHTLDSLQIADNTLLIFTSDNGPVIDDGYQDQAYELLNGHTPMGIYRGGKYSAYEAGTRIPLIVRWPARVKPNKQQALFSQIDVYASLASLLDQPLRKGAAPDSQEHPNVLLGKNNTSREYVVQQNLNNTLAIIKGQWKYIEPSDAPAIEYWTKMELGNDQQPQLYDLFSDPSEKTDVSKQHPDIVKELSELLESIKKK, from the coding sequence ATGAAAAACGTATCACGTCTGCTTCCACTGTTGCCCGGCATCGTCACGCTGTCAGGATGCAATCATGCACCCCAGAAGAGCAATAGACAGAATAATCCCAAGCCTAACATTATCTTTATATTTGCAGATGATCTCGGCATTGGTGATTTGAGCTGTTATGGAGCAACGAAAGTGAGCACCCCCAACATCGACCGGTTGGCAGGACAAGGAGTACAATTCACCAATGCCTATGCGACTTCTGCCACCAGCACCCCTTCTCGTTTCGGACTCCTGACAGGTATGTATCCCTGGAGACAAGAAAATACAGGAATCGCTCCCGGCAACTCCGAACTCATTATCGATACCACCTGCGTCACCATGGCAGATATGCTGAAAGATGCTGGATATGCAACCGGTGCAGTAGGAAAATGGCACCTGGGACTCGGTCCGAAAGGTGGAACCGACTTTAATAACCGGATTACCCCTAACGCGCAAAGCATCGGTTTTGACTACGAATTTATTATTCCGGCTACCGTAGACCGTGTACCCTGTGTATTTGTAGAAAACGGACATGTCGTAGGACTTGACCCCCATGATCCCATCACCGTAAGTTATGACCACAAAGTGGGCAACTGGCCTACGGGAGAAGAGAACCCGGAGCTCGTCACTTTAAAGCCCAGCCAAGGACATAATAATACGATTATTAATGGTATTCCCCGTATTGGCTGGATGACCGGAGGAGAATCCGCCCTTTGGAAGGATGAAGACATAGCCGATATCATCACCTATAAGGCCAAGAATTTCATTGCATCCCATCAGGAAGAACCCTTCTTCTTATATATGGGTACGCAAGACGTACATGTACCCCGCATCCCCCACCCACGTTTTGCAGGCAAAAGCGGACTCGGCACCCGTGGCGATGTCATCCTGCAACTGGACTGGACCATCGGTGAAATCATGCATACCCTGGATAGCCTCCAGATCGCAGACAACACCCTCCTGATCTTTACCAGCGATAACGGTCCTGTTATCGACGACGGTTATCAAGACCAAGCTTACGAACTTCTCAACGGACATACTCCGATGGGTATCTACCGTGGCGGAAAATACAGTGCTTACGAAGCAGGCACACGCATTCCATTGATCGTCCGTTGGCCTGCCCGGGTAAAACCGAACAAGCAACAAGCTCTTTTCTCTCAGATAGATGTGTATGCATCACTCGCCTCCCTTTTGGACCAACCTTTACGTAAAGGAGCTGCTCCCGACAGTCAAGAACATCCGAACGTACTCCTCGGCAAAAATAATACCAGCCGTGAGTATGTCGTTCAACAAAATCTCAATAACACACTTGCCATCATAAAAGGCCAATGGAAATACATTGAACCGAGCGATGCCCCCGCTATCGAATATTGGACGAAAATGGAATTAGGCAACGATCAACAACCTCAACTTTATGACTTATTCTCCGATCCATCAGAGAAAACGGATGTATCAAAACAACATCCCGACATAGTGAAAGAGTTATCAGAATTACTAGAATCCATAAAAAAGAAATAG
- a CDS encoding two-component regulator propeller domain-containing protein — MRKAIFLFLLFLSVVAVRTQGQNITFGHLTTDDGLSQFSVNSLYIDERGIIWIGTREGLNQYNGNDIKSFKLKKNDPNSLFSNTVLRITGNKNGKVYLLCTDGVAEFDLTTQKFKTLLQGNVDAIYFNEKLYIGKREEIFVYNENTGNFDLYYHLAGKEITLSCLHLDKKKNLWMGTTNNGLYCLSEDKTKISQPVTKGNISSIYEDSAKELWIGSWEEGLYHVRRDGSIENFRHDPKSPDSLCSNFVRSCCEDNTGNLWIGTFHGLNRYEKSTGKFYLYTAHNNKPDGLTHSSIWCIVKDEQGTLWLGTYFGGVNYFNPEYEIYTRYKTGDTEKEGLSSPIVGRMTEDKDGNLWICTEGGGVNVYDRKNNTYRWYRHEEGKNSISHNNVKAIYYDRMNEIMWIGTHLGGLNKLDLRTNRFTAYRMKAGDPNSLPSDIVRDIVPYKDKLVVATQNGVCLFNPATGTCQQLFKETKEGRSIDMVASLCIDKDSTLWIAATGKGVYSYRFDSHKLTNYPHNPANPNSLSNNNINSIMQDSNGNLWFCTSGSGLDRYRKASDDFENFDVQKDGLSSDCIYEVCESSIQKGDLLLITNQGFSQFDYPSKTFYNYGTENGFPLTAVNENALFVTHSGEVFLGGIQGMISFWEKKLHFTPKSYNILLSRLFVNGKEVVPGDESGILKQSICHTPAINLKANQSMFSIEYATSNFIPANRDEILYRLEGFSDEWNHTYRKQTLITYTNLNPGKYTLVVKSQREGIKEARLQIIVLPSWYETWWAYLIYTIVTISLLWYLIQNYNSRIKLRESLKYEKKHIEDLEALNQSKLRFFTNISHEFRTPLTLIVGQVETLLQVQTFTPNIYNKVLGIYKNSLQLRELITELLDFRKQEQGHMKIKVRRHNLVNFLYENYLLFLEYASSKQINFKFNKQKDDIEVWYDQKQMQKVINNLLSNAVKHTKAEDTISIHVSQEEDHAIIEIKDTGTGIAAAEIDKIFDRFYQTEQFNSLDTGAGTGIGLALTKGIVELHHGTIRVESELGKGSSFIITLQLGNECFTEEQIAKEDMETIQQTEAIVPSVEIISDLEWKEEDNKRIEDAKMLIVEDNESIRQMLAGIFETFYQVSTASDGVEALEMIQKDMPSIILSDVVMPRMSGTELCKQIKTDFNTCHIPVVLLTARTAIEHNIEGLKIGADDYITKPFNTNLLISRCNNLVNSRRLLQEKFSKQPQAFAQMLATNPMDKEMLDRAIAIIERHLDNTDFNINIFAREMGMARTSLFTKLKAVTGQTPNDFILSIRLKKSAVMLRNNPELNITEISDRIGFSSSRYFSKCFKEIYHVSPLAYRKGKESEEDEEETE, encoded by the coding sequence GTGAGAAAAGCAATCTTTTTATTTCTGCTATTTTTAAGCGTAGTCGCAGTCCGTACACAAGGTCAAAACATCACATTTGGCCATTTGACCACGGACGACGGTCTTTCCCAGTTCTCTGTTAATAGCCTTTATATTGACGAACGAGGAATTATATGGATCGGCACGCGTGAAGGACTTAACCAGTATAACGGCAACGATATAAAGAGTTTTAAACTTAAGAAAAACGATCCGAACAGCCTGTTCAGCAACACGGTGTTGCGCATCACCGGGAACAAAAACGGGAAAGTATACTTGCTCTGTACGGACGGAGTAGCAGAGTTTGATCTGACTACGCAAAAATTCAAAACGTTGTTACAAGGGAATGTAGACGCCATTTACTTCAATGAAAAATTATATATCGGCAAAAGGGAAGAGATCTTTGTATATAATGAAAATACGGGTAACTTCGATCTCTACTATCATCTCGCCGGAAAGGAGATCACCCTCTCCTGCCTCCACTTGGACAAAAAGAAAAACCTGTGGATGGGAACTACCAATAACGGACTTTACTGTTTGTCGGAAGACAAAACAAAAATTTCCCAACCCGTCACCAAAGGTAATATTAGCAGTATTTATGAAGATTCTGCCAAAGAGTTATGGATAGGCAGCTGGGAAGAAGGACTCTACCATGTAAGAAGAGACGGAAGTATCGAGAACTTTCGACACGATCCTAAAAGCCCGGACAGCCTCTGTTCCAATTTTGTAAGAAGCTGTTGTGAAGACAACACTGGTAACCTGTGGATAGGAACATTTCACGGTCTGAACCGATACGAGAAAAGCACTGGTAAATTTTATCTATATACAGCCCATAATAATAAACCCGACGGACTCACCCACTCCTCTATCTGGTGCATCGTCAAAGATGAGCAAGGAACACTCTGGCTGGGTACCTATTTCGGAGGTGTCAACTATTTCAATCCGGAATATGAAATCTATACCCGCTACAAGACGGGAGATACAGAGAAAGAAGGTCTAAGCAGCCCGATTGTCGGCAGAATGACAGAAGATAAAGACGGGAACTTATGGATTTGTACTGAAGGCGGTGGAGTGAATGTGTACGACCGGAAAAATAATACCTATCGGTGGTATCGCCACGAAGAGGGCAAAAACAGTATTTCCCACAACAATGTCAAAGCAATCTACTACGACCGGATGAATGAAATTATGTGGATAGGTACACACCTGGGAGGTTTGAACAAACTCGACCTGCGTACCAACCGTTTCACAGCCTACCGGATGAAAGCGGGAGATCCAAACTCACTGCCTTCGGATATTGTCCGAGACATTGTACCTTATAAGGATAAACTGGTTGTCGCTACACAAAACGGTGTTTGTCTTTTCAACCCGGCAACAGGCACTTGCCAACAGCTCTTCAAAGAGACGAAAGAAGGAAGAAGTATTGACATGGTAGCCAGTCTTTGCATTGATAAAGACAGCACATTGTGGATTGCAGCTACCGGGAAGGGTGTTTATTCTTACCGGTTCGACAGCCATAAACTCACTAATTATCCGCACAATCCTGCCAATCCGAACAGTCTTAGCAACAACAATATCAACAGTATCATGCAGGACAGTAACGGAAATCTGTGGTTCTGCACCTCCGGAAGCGGTCTTGACCGTTACCGTAAGGCAAGCGATGACTTTGAAAACTTCGATGTACAGAAAGATGGTTTATCCAGCGACTGTATCTACGAAGTATGCGAATCATCCATACAGAAAGGAGACTTACTGCTGATTACCAATCAAGGATTTTCACAGTTCGACTATCCAAGCAAGACATTCTATAATTATGGCACGGAAAACGGATTCCCGCTGACTGCGGTTAATGAAAACGCACTATTTGTGACACACAGTGGAGAAGTATTCCTTGGCGGTATTCAGGGGATGATTTCTTTCTGGGAAAAGAAGCTACACTTCACCCCAAAATCGTATAATATCCTTCTTTCCCGCCTGTTTGTCAACGGAAAAGAAGTAGTTCCGGGAGATGAAAGTGGTATTCTCAAACAATCGATCTGCCACACTCCGGCAATTAATCTGAAAGCGAATCAATCGATGTTTAGCATCGAATATGCCACTTCCAACTTCATCCCTGCCAACAGAGATGAAATACTTTATCGTCTGGAAGGCTTCTCGGACGAGTGGAACCATACTTACCGGAAGCAAACGCTGATTACTTATACCAACCTGAATCCGGGAAAGTATACCCTTGTCGTCAAATCACAAAGGGAAGGAATAAAAGAGGCCAGATTACAGATTATTGTACTCCCTTCATGGTATGAGACATGGTGGGCTTACCTGATTTATACCATTGTCACGATCAGTCTGTTATGGTATCTTATTCAGAACTATAATTCGCGCATCAAACTCCGTGAGTCTTTGAAGTACGAGAAGAAGCATATTGAAGACCTTGAAGCATTGAACCAGTCGAAACTCCGTTTCTTCACTAACATCTCGCACGAGTTCCGCACACCGTTAACGCTGATCGTAGGACAAGTAGAGACCTTGTTGCAAGTGCAGACATTTACCCCCAACATATATAATAAGGTGTTGGGAATCTACAAGAACAGCCTCCAATTGCGGGAACTGATTACGGAGCTACTCGATTTCCGGAAACAGGAACAAGGACACATGAAGATCAAAGTGCGCCGGCATAATCTGGTTAACTTCCTGTATGAAAATTATCTGCTCTTCCTCGAATATGCCAGTAGCAAACAAATCAACTTCAAGTTCAACAAACAGAAGGATGACATTGAAGTGTGGTATGACCAAAAGCAGATGCAGAAAGTGATAAACAACTTATTATCAAACGCAGTAAAACATACCAAAGCTGAAGATACGATTTCGATTCACGTATCGCAGGAAGAAGATCACGCCATTATTGAAATAAAAGATACCGGTACAGGTATCGCTGCTGCCGAGATCGATAAGATATTCGACCGCTTTTATCAGACCGAGCAATTCAACTCGTTGGATACCGGAGCCGGTACCGGGATCGGTCTGGCATTGACGAAAGGTATTGTAGAACTTCATCACGGCACCATTCGGGTGGAAAGTGAACTGGGTAAAGGAAGCAGTTTTATTATCACCCTCCAATTGGGCAATGAATGCTTTACAGAAGAGCAAATAGCAAAGGAGGATATGGAAACCATCCAACAAACAGAGGCCATTGTTCCTTCGGTAGAGATCATCTCTGATTTGGAATGGAAAGAAGAAGACAACAAACGTATCGAGGATGCCAAGATGCTGATAGTGGAAGACAATGAGTCTATCAGGCAGATGTTGGCCGGGATTTTCGAAACATTCTATCAGGTCAGTACGGCCTCCGACGGAGTAGAAGCATTAGAGATGATACAGAAGGATATGCCGAGCATCATTTTAAGTGATGTCGTGATGCCACGCATGTCGGGTACGGAACTTTGCAAACAGATCAAGACAGACTTTAATACCTGCCATATTCCGGTAGTATTATTAACTGCACGCACTGCCATAGAGCATAATATCGAAGGATTGAAGATCGGTGCGGATGATTATATCACGAAACCGTTTAATACCAATCTCCTAATTTCCCGCTGCAATAACCTGGTTAATTCCCGACGACTATTGCAAGAGAAGTTCAGCAAACAACCGCAGGCTTTTGCCCAAATGTTGGCTACCAACCCAATGGATAAGGAGATGCTCGACCGTGCAATTGCCATTATCGAACGCCATCTGGATAATACAGACTTCAACATCAACATCTTCGCTCGCGAAATGGGTATGGCACGCACGAGCCTATTTACCAAACTGAAAGCAGTCACAGGCCAGACTCCCAATGACTTCATCCTAAGCATACGTCTCAAAAAAAGCGCTGTCATGCTACGGAATAACCCGGAACTGAATATCACAGAGATTTCTGACCGGATTGGATTCTCTTCCTCCCGCTATTTCAGTAAATGCTTCAAGGAGATTTATCACGTCAGTCCACTGGCCTACCGCAAAGGGAAAGAAAGCGAAGAAGACGAGGAAGAAACAGAATAA